The following proteins are encoded in a genomic region of Thermoflexus hugenholtzii JAD2:
- a CDS encoding flippase activity-associated protein Agl23, whose translation MEATIRVPARSRWQALWEDLTPAERFAWAMLLAAAVFTRLWRLGERVMSHDESLHVYYAYELFKGKGFQHTPLMHGPLKFHLDALAYLLFGADDFTGRLPVALAGIVLVMLPLFMRRWLGRWGSLAASLFFLISPMVMYHSRYIRDEGLMALWAVLTVWMIFAYVETRQDRWLYGLAAIIALFYTTMEAAFIYLAIFGLLLFLAWTTAVLRDPRWSGEDRLILGGGTALLLLGGGLALWGLEQNVTKIPMAFLCQPESISEWGQRLALAGGLTALAGIGVLGWRLAEWGRARLQEQPTFNLMIVIGGLSLWMLSPAALIWLNPVSQLLFDRVFVPVSIFESGSFSGITGEMIRVLVLFLLFGVLSTALGMAWDPGRWPILMGIFFGITLPLFTTFFTNGAGIATGYIGSLGYWMAQQCVQRGSQPLFYYFVIAPMYEFMPILLSLLALGYYLGRWIADVPLTDRLGSAFRGFLMAWTVLSWVAYTLAGEKMPWLTVHLAVPMILLSATFLNDILGALDWRRWWRSGGAIAALLVFPFGAALLGLLTAWPQARLAMQAPTLESLRAANQVIAALISIGAVVGIWVYLGPRLGLVGLFQSFTLAILAVLLFATLHVAWRFNFITYDLALEHGVYAHGAPGVKIAMRRIEEIARALGRDAVTVAYDNDSSWPFTWYLRDWKQRYFGENPRREDLEAPVILVGSANWYKVENALRNTHESYQYHLIWWPMEDYRELTWERLQRWLLDPARRAALWDIFWSRDYTRYDQITGKIHTLEAWPLAHDFKLFIRKDVAAKAWPLRPQQALAAPTPPPDPYAPVSRSLTAVQILGGPGSEPGRFQEPHGIAVGPDGTLYVTDGRNHRVQVFSPDGRLLRTWGSFCALYESGAPGCIDPDGPGPMPLGAGQFNEPWGIAVGPDGTVYVADLWNHRVQQFTADGRFLRAWGGFARVEDPQDQPGTFFGPRGLQVYGDRLYVTDTGNKRVQVFDREGRFLTAWGGPGVEPGRLDEPVGIAILPDGNLVIADTWNRRIQILTPEGKPVRSWEIMGWLDQSPTTKPDVAVDARGRIFITDPTGFRVLVFDAQGQPLLAFGQYGDDAASFLLPQGIAIGPDGHVWVVDSGGHRVMAFQVP comes from the coding sequence ATGGAGGCAACGATCCGGGTTCCTGCACGATCCCGATGGCAGGCCCTCTGGGAGGATCTGACACCGGCGGAGCGCTTCGCCTGGGCGATGCTGCTGGCCGCCGCCGTCTTCACCCGCCTCTGGCGCCTGGGGGAGCGGGTGATGAGCCACGACGAAAGCCTCCACGTCTACTACGCCTATGAGCTCTTTAAAGGCAAAGGTTTTCAACATACTCCCCTTATGCACGGTCCCCTCAAGTTCCATCTCGACGCCCTCGCTTATCTTCTGTTCGGGGCGGACGATTTCACCGGACGCCTTCCCGTGGCCCTGGCCGGGATCGTCCTGGTGATGCTGCCCCTCTTCATGCGCCGCTGGCTGGGCCGCTGGGGCAGCCTCGCCGCCTCCCTCTTCTTTCTGATCTCCCCCATGGTGATGTATCACAGCCGCTACATCCGCGACGAGGGCCTGATGGCCCTGTGGGCGGTCCTCACCGTCTGGATGATCTTCGCTTATGTGGAAACCCGACAGGACCGCTGGCTCTACGGCCTGGCGGCGATCATCGCCCTCTTCTACACCACCATGGAGGCGGCCTTCATTTACCTGGCCATCTTCGGCCTGCTGCTCTTCCTCGCCTGGACCACGGCTGTCCTCCGGGATCCCCGCTGGTCCGGGGAGGACCGCCTGATACTGGGAGGGGGGACTGCGCTGCTTCTCCTCGGGGGTGGGCTGGCGCTGTGGGGGCTGGAGCAAAACGTGACGAAGATCCCCATGGCCTTCCTCTGTCAGCCGGAGTCCATCTCCGAATGGGGCCAGCGGCTGGCTCTGGCTGGCGGGTTGACCGCTCTAGCCGGGATAGGGGTCCTGGGGTGGCGGCTGGCGGAATGGGGACGCGCCCGCCTGCAAGAGCAGCCGACCTTCAATCTGATGATCGTCATCGGGGGTCTGAGCCTGTGGATGCTCTCCCCTGCCGCTCTGATCTGGCTGAACCCTGTTTCGCAGCTCCTCTTCGACCGCGTCTTCGTCCCCGTGTCGATCTTCGAAAGCGGCTCTTTCAGCGGGATCACCGGGGAGATGATTCGAGTCCTTGTCCTCTTCTTGCTCTTCGGGGTCCTGAGCACCGCCCTCGGGATGGCCTGGGATCCGGGGCGCTGGCCGATCCTCATGGGGATCTTCTTCGGGATCACTCTCCCGCTGTTCACGACTTTCTTTACCAACGGCGCCGGGATCGCCACCGGCTACATCGGCTCCCTGGGCTATTGGATGGCGCAACAGTGCGTCCAGCGGGGAAGCCAGCCGCTCTTTTATTACTTCGTCATCGCCCCGATGTATGAGTTCATGCCGATCCTGCTCTCGTTGCTGGCCCTCGGCTATTACCTCGGGCGGTGGATCGCCGATGTGCCTCTCACCGATCGCCTGGGCAGCGCTTTTCGCGGGTTCCTAATGGCGTGGACGGTCCTCTCATGGGTTGCTTACACGCTGGCCGGGGAGAAGATGCCATGGCTCACGGTCCATCTCGCGGTCCCGATGATCCTGCTCTCGGCAACTTTCCTGAACGACATCCTAGGGGCTCTGGACTGGAGGCGTTGGTGGCGGAGTGGTGGGGCCATCGCGGCCCTGCTGGTCTTCCCCTTCGGGGCGGCCCTCCTGGGTCTTCTGACGGCCTGGCCTCAAGCCCGCCTGGCCATGCAGGCCCCGACCCTGGAATCTCTCCGGGCAGCCAACCAGGTCATCGCAGCCCTGATCAGCATAGGAGCCGTTGTGGGGATCTGGGTTTACCTGGGCCCGCGTCTCGGCCTCGTCGGGCTCTTCCAATCCTTCACCCTTGCGATCCTGGCCGTTCTCCTCTTCGCCACCCTTCACGTGGCCTGGCGCTTCAACTTCATCACCTACGACCTGGCCCTGGAGCACGGGGTCTACGCCCACGGCGCCCCTGGCGTGAAGATCGCCATGCGCCGGATCGAGGAGATCGCTCGTGCCCTCGGGCGGGACGCCGTGACGGTGGCTTACGACAACGACAGCTCCTGGCCCTTCACTTGGTATCTGCGGGACTGGAAGCAGCGCTATTTCGGAGAGAACCCGCGGCGCGAGGACCTGGAGGCCCCGGTGATCCTGGTGGGCAGCGCCAACTGGTATAAGGTGGAGAACGCCCTCCGCAACACCCACGAGTCTTATCAATATCATCTGATCTGGTGGCCGATGGAGGATTACCGGGAGCTGACCTGGGAGCGCCTCCAGCGCTGGCTTTTGGATCCGGCGCGGCGGGCGGCTCTCTGGGACATCTTCTGGAGCCGGGACTACACCCGCTACGATCAGATCACCGGGAAAATCCACACCCTCGAGGCCTGGCCGCTGGCCCACGATTTCAAGCTCTTCATCCGGAAGGATGTGGCGGCGAAGGCCTGGCCCCTGCGCCCCCAGCAGGCGCTCGCCGCGCCCACGCCGCCACCGGATCCTTACGCCCCTGTGAGCCGGAGCCTGACCGCCGTTCAGATCCTTGGAGGCCCCGGAAGTGAGCCCGGGCGCTTTCAGGAGCCCCACGGCATCGCCGTTGGGCCGGACGGGACCCTTTATGTGACCGATGGACGCAACCACCGGGTGCAGGTCTTCTCCCCGGACGGCCGGCTCCTGCGGACATGGGGTTCCTTCTGCGCCCTTTATGAGAGTGGGGCCCCGGGGTGTATCGATCCCGACGGCCCGGGGCCGATGCCGCTGGGCGCCGGGCAGTTCAACGAGCCCTGGGGGATCGCCGTGGGGCCCGATGGCACGGTTTATGTGGCGGACCTGTGGAACCATCGGGTCCAGCAGTTCACCGCCGACGGCCGCTTCCTCCGCGCATGGGGCGGCTTCGCTCGGGTGGAGGATCCGCAGGACCAGCCCGGCACCTTCTTCGGGCCCCGGGGCCTTCAGGTCTATGGCGATCGCCTCTACGTCACAGACACCGGCAACAAGCGCGTCCAGGTTTTCGACCGTGAGGGGCGCTTCCTAACAGCCTGGGGTGGGCCCGGCGTCGAGCCCGGGCGGCTGGACGAGCCGGTGGGCATCGCCATCCTGCCGGACGGCAATCTGGTGATCGCCGACACGTGGAACCGGAGGATCCAGATCCTGACACCGGAAGGAAAGCCCGTCCGGTCATGGGAAATCATGGGGTGGCTGGATCAGTCCCCCACCACCAAGCCCGATGTCGCGGTGGACGCCCGCGGTCGGATCTTCATCACCGACCCCACCGGCTTTCGGGTCCTGGTCTTCGATGCCCAGGGGCAGCCCCTTCTCGCCTTCGGCCAGTATGGGGACGACGCCGCTTCGTTCCTTCTCCCGCAGGGGATCGCCATCGGGCCCGACGGGCACGTGTGGGTGGTGGACTCCGGAGGCCACCGGGTGATGGCCTTCCAGGTCCCGTAA
- a CDS encoding nucleotidyltransferase domain-containing protein codes for MSVRIWKADRQRIQSGLARWLKEIIEPAREVREVWLFGSYARGEEWPGSDVDLLLIVREAEGRFEDRALRYIPLRSDLPLEIFVYTEEEARALSGQPGSLVWIAFREGQCLWRREEDPGSGE; via the coding sequence ATGTCCGTGCGAATCTGGAAGGCTGATCGCCAGAGGATTCAGAGCGGCCTGGCGCGCTGGTTGAAGGAGATCATTGAGCCGGCGCGGGAGGTCCGCGAGGTCTGGCTGTTTGGATCCTACGCGCGAGGGGAGGAGTGGCCGGGAAGCGATGTGGATCTGTTGTTGATCGTGCGTGAGGCAGAGGGGCGTTTCGAGGATCGTGCGCTACGGTATATCCCTCTGCGCTCAGATTTGCCTCTCGAGATATTCGTCTACACAGAGGAAGAGGCACGCGCCCTATCCGGACAGCCCGGCTCTTTGGTCTGGATCGCCTTCCGGGAGGGCCAGTGCCTCTGGCGGCGGGAAGAAGACCCGGGATCCGGCGAATAA
- a CDS encoding nucleotidyltransferase family protein: protein MPKTAADLTPEELEAYREAWRRRWAEEEARRARRQERAWAVARAAARLLKEHFGARRVRAFGSLLTPWFRERSDIDLAVEGVPPERLGEAEAALAELAPDFRVDLVPLEALRDAPRLLRRIEEEGVDL from the coding sequence ATGCCGAAGACGGCGGCGGATCTCACCCCAGAGGAGCTGGAGGCGTATCGTGAGGCCTGGCGACGGCGCTGGGCGGAGGAGGAAGCCCGGCGGGCCCGGCGTCAGGAGCGGGCCTGGGCGGTGGCCCGCGCCGCCGCCCGATTATTAAAGGAACACTTCGGTGCCCGTCGGGTGCGGGCCTTCGGCTCGCTCCTCACCCCGTGGTTCCGGGAGCGCTCCGATATCGATCTGGCGGTGGAGGGTGTTCCCCCCGAGCGTCTGGGCGAAGCGGAGGCCGCCCTGGCGGAGTTGGCCCCGGATTTCCGCGTGGATCTCGTTCCTCTGGAAGCGCTTCGGGACGCGCCCCGGCTGCTCCGCCGCATCGAAGAAGAGGGGGTGGACCTGTGA
- a CDS encoding HEPN domain-containing protein, producing the protein MNRWRDWWRQAQADLQHARESLRLEDYAWACFAAQQAAEKALKALYMKRNQIAWGHSVRLLLGQLGEEIPESLLEAARILDKYYIGPRYPNAHPAGAPFELYTRREALEALHSPRRS; encoded by the coding sequence ATGAACCGATGGCGGGACTGGTGGCGACAGGCTCAGGCGGATCTTCAGCATGCTCGAGAGAGCCTGCGGCTAGAGGATTATGCTTGGGCCTGCTTCGCAGCCCAGCAGGCTGCGGAGAAAGCCTTGAAAGCCCTTTATATGAAACGAAACCAGATCGCCTGGGGACATTCCGTGCGGTTGTTGTTAGGGCAGCTCGGCGAGGAGATCCCTGAAAGCCTGCTCGAGGCGGCGCGCATTCTGGATAAATATTACATCGGCCCCCGATATCCGAACGCCCATCCGGCCGGGGCACCCTTTGAACTCTATACTCGCCGTGAGGCGCTGGAGGCCCTTCACTCGCCGAGGAGATCCTGA
- the atpE gene encoding ATP synthase F0 subunit C has product MLGLILAQEILSPQALSVLGAGLAIGLGALGPGIGIGLLASGALQAIGRNPEATPQIQLNMILAIAFAEAIAIYALVVALLLKFVA; this is encoded by the coding sequence ATGTTGGGGTTGATTCTGGCGCAGGAGATCCTTTCGCCACAGGCGTTGAGCGTGCTGGGAGCCGGTCTGGCGATCGGCCTGGGGGCGTTGGGCCCCGGGATCGGCATTGGGCTTCTGGCCAGCGGGGCTTTGCAGGCGATCGGGCGTAACCCCGAAGCGACCCCGCAGATCCAGCTCAATATGATTTTGGCCATTGCGTTCGCTGAGGCCATTGCCATCTACGCGCTGGTCGTGGCGCTGCTCCTGAAGTTCGTCGCGTAG
- the sucC gene encoding ADP-forming succinate--CoA ligase subunit beta, whose translation MKLHEFQSKQLFARYGIPIPRGKVATSPEEARAIAKELGKPVVVKAQVLVGGRGKAGGIRLARTPEEAEQIAEQILSMTLKGLPVRRVLVDEAAEIQAELYLGLTIDRARRRVVAMASSAGGVDIEEVARTTPEKIVRVIIEPELGLREYQARTLAAGIGLDRSLWASFTQIALGLYRCFEENDATLAEINPLAVVPGPALLALDGKVIIDDNALFRHPDLAAMRDEDEETPTEREARKYGISYVQLDGNIGCMVNGAGLAMATMDIIQLYGGRPANFLDIGGGASAERVAAAMRLILSDPNVKAVLINIFGGITRCDEVARGMLAAFEMVRPRVPVVVRLVGTNEAEGRAILQQAQGVALYTATTLVEAAQQAVRLAGDGHGSSAISGPEQRQ comes from the coding sequence ATGAAGCTACATGAGTTCCAGTCCAAACAGCTCTTCGCGCGGTATGGGATCCCGATCCCCCGGGGGAAGGTGGCGACCAGCCCGGAGGAAGCCCGGGCCATCGCCAAGGAGCTGGGGAAGCCGGTGGTCGTCAAGGCCCAGGTCCTGGTGGGCGGGCGCGGCAAGGCGGGGGGGATTCGCCTGGCGCGTACCCCGGAGGAGGCGGAGCAGATCGCCGAGCAAATCCTCAGCATGACCCTCAAAGGCCTGCCTGTGCGCCGGGTCCTGGTGGATGAGGCGGCGGAGATCCAGGCGGAGCTCTACCTGGGGCTCACCATCGACCGGGCGCGCCGGCGGGTCGTGGCCATGGCCTCCTCGGCAGGCGGTGTGGACATCGAGGAGGTCGCCCGGACCACGCCGGAGAAAATCGTTCGGGTGATCATTGAGCCGGAGCTCGGCCTGCGGGAATATCAGGCCCGGACCCTGGCGGCAGGGATCGGGCTGGATCGTTCCCTCTGGGCTTCCTTCACCCAGATCGCCCTTGGCCTGTATCGCTGTTTCGAGGAGAACGATGCGACCCTGGCGGAGATCAATCCCCTGGCTGTGGTGCCCGGCCCGGCGCTGTTGGCCCTGGACGGGAAGGTGATCATCGACGACAACGCCCTGTTCCGTCATCCGGATCTGGCGGCCATGCGCGATGAGGACGAGGAGACGCCGACGGAGCGGGAGGCCCGCAAATACGGGATCAGCTACGTGCAGCTGGATGGCAACATCGGGTGCATGGTCAACGGGGCCGGCCTGGCGATGGCGACCATGGACATCATCCAGCTCTATGGAGGGCGCCCGGCGAACTTCCTGGACATCGGGGGCGGGGCGAGCGCGGAGCGGGTGGCGGCGGCCATGCGCCTGATCCTCTCGGACCCCAACGTGAAGGCGGTGCTGATCAACATCTTCGGTGGCATCACCCGTTGCGATGAGGTCGCCCGGGGGATGCTGGCCGCCTTCGAGATGGTCCGTCCTCGTGTGCCCGTGGTCGTCCGGCTGGTGGGCACCAACGAGGCCGAAGGCCGGGCGATCCTGCAACAGGCCCAGGGGGTCGCCTTGTATACCGCCACCACTCTCGTGGAGGCCGCCCAGCAAGCCGTGCGCCTGGCCGGCGATGGGCATGGATCCTCCGCGATCTCCGGGCCGGAGCAACGGCAATGA
- the atpF gene encoding F0F1 ATP synthase subunit B, protein MEALGINPIYLIAQILNFLVIWFLLSRFVFPRVLKALEERRALIEKGLEDAKAAEQLRASMQAERQRILEEALAERQRIVAEAVRQAEQQRAQILSEARVEAQRILEVAREEAERERERVLGELRNQIAALALAAAHRVVGDALDESRHRRLIQEFFTAIPPKALDELRGLKGERVEVISALPLQEEEKARIRQELAARLDSLGEIVFRVDPTILGGLILRVGDRVVDGSVRARMEGLRAALIG, encoded by the coding sequence TTGGAGGCCCTTGGGATCAACCCGATCTATCTGATCGCCCAGATCCTCAACTTCCTGGTGATCTGGTTTCTGCTATCCCGTTTTGTCTTCCCCCGGGTGCTCAAGGCCCTGGAGGAGCGACGGGCGCTGATCGAGAAGGGACTGGAGGATGCTAAGGCGGCGGAGCAGCTGCGGGCGAGCATGCAGGCCGAGCGCCAGCGCATCCTGGAGGAGGCCCTGGCCGAGCGCCAGCGGATCGTCGCCGAGGCCGTGCGTCAGGCGGAGCAGCAGCGCGCCCAGATCCTCTCCGAAGCGCGAGTGGAAGCTCAGCGCATCCTTGAAGTGGCCCGGGAGGAGGCCGAACGGGAGCGGGAGCGCGTTCTGGGGGAGCTGCGCAACCAGATCGCCGCCCTGGCCCTGGCGGCGGCCCATCGCGTGGTGGGGGACGCTTTGGATGAATCCCGACACCGACGCCTGATCCAGGAGTTCTTTACCGCGATCCCCCCTAAAGCCTTAGACGAGCTCCGGGGTCTGAAGGGGGAGCGGGTGGAAGTGATCAGCGCTCTCCCCCTCCAGGAGGAAGAGAAGGCGCGTATCCGTCAGGAGCTCGCCGCCCGCCTGGATTCCCTCGGAGAGATCGTCTTCCGCGTGGATCCCACCATCCTGGGGGGCTTGATCCTTCGGGTGGGCGATCGAGTGGTGGACGGCAGCGTGCGAGCCCGAATGGAAGGGCTGCGGGCGGCGCTCATCGGCTGA
- a CDS encoding PD-(D/E)XK nuclease family protein — translation MAVENLKEAVRQALPQWLREDPEIRQVLREALIEVLRPWEEVLSELRGFRQEAEKQRETDRQMLTGLTQAVQQLIETSRANSDAIRVLVARSEEHSRRLEEHSQIIRQLMERVEEHSRRLEEHSQVIRQLMEKVERHAQVIERLLAAVDRHSQEIRRLGATIGAIGARWGLHSEAAFRDGMAALLQEAGWQVDRFLAMDPEGYVFGRPDQVEIDVVIRDGKAILIEIRSSVSRGDVAAFQRKTEFYARRTGLPVARRILISPMVDPRARDLARQMGMEIYTYPEDVPPEPPAGG, via the coding sequence ATGGCCGTGGAGAACCTGAAGGAGGCGGTGCGGCAGGCCTTGCCGCAGTGGCTGCGGGAGGACCCGGAGATCCGTCAGGTCCTCCGGGAGGCGCTCATCGAGGTCCTGCGACCGTGGGAAGAGGTGCTATCAGAGCTCCGGGGCTTCCGTCAAGAGGCAGAAAAGCAACGAGAGACCGATCGACAGATGTTGACTGGGCTGACGCAAGCGGTCCAGCAGTTGATCGAGACCAGCCGAGCGAACTCGGACGCGATCCGGGTGTTGGTGGCTCGTTCGGAGGAGCATTCGCGGCGTTTAGAGGAGCACTCGCAGATCATCCGACAGCTGATGGAGCGGGTGGAGGAGCATTCGCGGCGTTTGGAGGAGCATTCGCAGGTCATTCGACAGCTGATGGAAAAGGTGGAGCGCCATGCCCAGGTGATTGAACGGCTTCTGGCGGCTGTGGATCGGCATTCCCAGGAGATCCGCCGCTTGGGAGCGACGATTGGGGCCATCGGGGCTCGTTGGGGCCTCCACAGCGAGGCCGCCTTCCGAGATGGGATGGCCGCGTTGTTGCAGGAGGCGGGCTGGCAGGTGGATCGCTTTCTCGCCATGGATCCGGAGGGCTACGTCTTCGGACGCCCCGACCAGGTGGAGATCGATGTGGTGATCCGGGACGGGAAGGCTATCCTGATTGAGATCCGCTCCTCGGTCAGCCGGGGTGATGTGGCGGCCTTCCAGCGGAAAACCGAGTTCTACGCCCGCCGCACCGGCCTGCCGGTCGCCCGGCGCATCCTTATCTCCCCTATGGTGGATCCGCGGGCCCGCGATCTGGCCCGGCAGATGGGGATGGAGATCTACACCTATCCGGAAGACGTTCCCCCGGAGCCTCCCGCTGGGGGTTGA
- a CDS encoding DUF2298 domain-containing protein, giving the protein MFSALLWWFLLTLIALAAWPLTFLVFRPLPDRGLAFARPLGLLLMGFLWWWGGSLGLLPPSAGGALTVGGLILALGLWLAGRAGESPWGWLRTRLGQVLFYELLFALAFAGWTLFRAYNPEITYTEKPMELAFLNAVVRAERFPPHDPWLSGFAISYYYFGYILLGLLTELSGLPARIAFNLGVSSWFALTLLAAAGVGWNLWALYRPGRPRMAGAVALLAAFWVGLAGNGEAILDLAHSCGWIRDPGFWAWLDIPELNTSPPARPWPACWPPLERPWVWWRASRVVRDYTPEGEHQEVIDEFPQFSFLLGDLHPHVLALPFNLMAVALALALFRAGERFPGFQPDRPVKPLLRFLETHGPPFWILPVAFGGLAFLNTWDFPIYTGLGLAAWGLGAWRAGRSPFAWLREIAGLGIGILVLGWAFYFPFYLGFRSQAGGLLPNFHNGTRLPQFMVMFGFQVVGIVAGLLAQAWRAARERQGSLRRWAAGVLSGALGLGGIPVALWVGLYFVLREIVARQNLPLPVDLSALEPWVWGRLWDGTVTVDGRSLPGSGPWVPMLLAGMAIGAAQLWRRANREGEDFIPLLIVFGAALAWAVEFVYIRDFFGTRMNTVFKLYYQVWVLWSLALAWVMGALWERGGRAGPALAIGFASMIALAALYPILMIPVKAEFFSRPPTLDGYAHLAQSAPDDLAAIEWLNAHVPGTPVILEAPGWEGISFQPEIGRFAAHTGLPTVLGWGGHEHQWRGSYAEIARREPDLRILWRSPDLEETRALLEKYRVVYVIVGQTERRLFSPSVLRKFELLMDPVFRHGETVIYRRRE; this is encoded by the coding sequence ATGTTCTCCGCGCTCCTCTGGTGGTTCCTGCTCACCCTGATCGCCCTCGCGGCTTGGCCGCTCACGTTCCTTGTTTTCCGTCCCTTGCCGGACCGCGGGCTGGCTTTCGCGCGGCCTCTGGGGTTGCTGCTGATGGGCTTCCTCTGGTGGTGGGGCGGCAGCTTGGGGCTGCTGCCGCCCTCCGCTGGAGGCGCTCTGACTGTCGGGGGGCTGATCCTCGCCCTGGGCCTCTGGCTGGCCGGGCGCGCCGGAGAATCCCCGTGGGGATGGCTTCGCACGCGCCTGGGTCAGGTTCTCTTCTATGAACTCCTTTTCGCCCTCGCCTTCGCCGGCTGGACCCTCTTCCGGGCTTACAATCCCGAGATCACCTACACTGAGAAGCCGATGGAGCTAGCCTTTCTCAACGCTGTGGTGCGGGCAGAGCGTTTCCCTCCTCATGATCCCTGGCTCTCAGGCTTCGCCATCAGCTATTACTACTTCGGCTACATCCTTCTGGGGCTTCTCACCGAGCTCTCCGGCCTGCCGGCCCGCATCGCGTTCAACCTCGGGGTCTCCTCCTGGTTCGCCCTGACGCTGCTGGCGGCCGCCGGCGTGGGGTGGAACTTGTGGGCACTCTATCGGCCGGGCCGACCGCGGATGGCGGGGGCGGTTGCCCTCCTCGCGGCCTTCTGGGTGGGCCTGGCGGGGAACGGGGAGGCGATCCTGGATCTGGCCCATTCGTGCGGCTGGATCCGGGACCCCGGGTTCTGGGCCTGGCTGGACATCCCGGAGCTGAACACGTCACCTCCTGCTCGTCCATGGCCGGCGTGCTGGCCCCCCCTGGAGCGGCCCTGGGTCTGGTGGCGGGCCTCCCGGGTGGTGCGGGATTACACGCCGGAGGGCGAGCACCAGGAGGTCATCGACGAATTCCCGCAGTTCAGCTTCCTGCTTGGGGATCTCCATCCCCATGTGCTGGCGTTGCCCTTCAACCTCATGGCCGTTGCCCTTGCCCTGGCCCTTTTCCGGGCTGGGGAAAGGTTCCCCGGCTTCCAGCCGGACCGGCCGGTCAAGCCCTTGCTTCGCTTTCTGGAGACCCACGGGCCGCCTTTCTGGATCCTGCCGGTGGCGTTCGGCGGGCTGGCCTTCCTGAACACCTGGGATTTCCCGATCTACACTGGGCTGGGGCTTGCGGCGTGGGGGCTCGGGGCGTGGCGCGCTGGGCGATCCCCCTTTGCTTGGCTTCGGGAGATCGCGGGCCTGGGGATCGGGATCCTCGTGCTGGGATGGGCTTTCTATTTCCCTTTCTACCTCGGCTTTCGATCCCAGGCGGGCGGTTTGCTTCCCAACTTCCATAACGGCACGCGGCTGCCTCAGTTTATGGTTATGTTCGGCTTCCAGGTCGTTGGGATCGTGGCCGGGCTGCTCGCGCAGGCGTGGCGCGCAGCCCGGGAAAGGCAGGGAAGCCTTCGGCGCTGGGCCGCCGGCGTGCTGAGCGGCGCGCTGGGCCTCGGAGGGATCCCGGTGGCGCTGTGGGTCGGCCTGTATTTCGTGTTGCGCGAGATCGTGGCCCGTCAGAACCTTCCGCTTCCTGTGGACCTGAGCGCTCTGGAGCCGTGGGTCTGGGGGCGCTTGTGGGATGGGACGGTGACGGTGGACGGCCGATCGTTGCCGGGGAGCGGGCCATGGGTCCCGATGCTCTTGGCCGGGATGGCGATCGGGGCGGCACAACTCTGGCGGCGGGCGAACCGGGAGGGCGAGGATTTCATCCCCCTGCTGATCGTCTTTGGGGCCGCCCTGGCCTGGGCGGTGGAGTTCGTTTACATCCGGGATTTCTTCGGAACCCGGATGAACACGGTGTTCAAGCTCTACTATCAGGTGTGGGTTCTGTGGAGCCTGGCCCTGGCCTGGGTGATGGGAGCGCTCTGGGAGCGAGGGGGTCGCGCAGGCCCGGCCCTCGCGATCGGGTTCGCCAGCATGATCGCCCTGGCCGCCCTCTATCCGATCCTGATGATCCCGGTCAAAGCGGAGTTCTTCTCCCGACCGCCGACGCTGGACGGCTATGCTCACCTCGCGCAATCGGCCCCGGATGACCTGGCGGCGATCGAGTGGCTGAACGCCCACGTGCCGGGCACGCCGGTGATCCTGGAGGCGCCGGGCTGGGAAGGGATCTCGTTCCAGCCGGAGATCGGGCGCTTCGCCGCGCACACCGGGTTGCCCACCGTGCTGGGCTGGGGTGGCCACGAGCATCAGTGGCGAGGATCCTACGCCGAGATCGCCCGTCGAGAGCCCGATCTCCGGATCCTCTGGCGATCCCCGGACCTTGAAGAGACCCGAGCGCTCCTGGAGAAATATCGCGTCGTCTACGTGATCGTCGGTCAGACGGAGCGCAGGTTGTTTTCGCCTTCTGTCTTGCGGAAGTTCGAGTTGCTGATGGACCCGGTTTTCCGCCATGGGGAGACGGTGATCTACCGGAGGCGGGAATGA
- a CDS encoding ribonuclease toxin HepT-like protein, with translation MRLLIGRIEGDLEDLRRVVERATRFLEQALRSEEEAYWDAIALNLHGFYSGVERILYEIARVVDQAVPEGPHGHEELLRQASVEIPTLRPAVLRRSTRDCLDEYRRFRHVVRNVYVFVFDRARLRELARGLPKCFEDVSHDLQAFRGFLERLHPEISSSTQREEQ, from the coding sequence GTGCGGTTGCTGATCGGTCGAATCGAAGGGGATCTGGAGGATCTGCGGCGGGTGGTGGAACGCGCGACCCGCTTCCTGGAGCAGGCGCTTCGCTCGGAGGAAGAGGCCTATTGGGATGCCATTGCCCTCAATCTCCATGGGTTCTATTCCGGCGTGGAACGTATCCTCTATGAGATCGCCCGGGTGGTGGATCAGGCAGTGCCGGAGGGTCCCCACGGGCATGAGGAGCTCTTGCGTCAGGCAAGCGTGGAGATCCCCACCCTCCGACCGGCAGTGCTCCGGCGTAGCACGCGGGATTGTCTCGATGAATACCGTCGGTTCCGCCATGTGGTTCGAAACGTCTATGTCTTTGTGTTCGATCGAGCCCGCCTGAGGGAGCTGGCGCGCGGTCTCCCGAAGTGCTTTGAAGATGTCTCCCACGACCTTCAGGCGTTTCGGGGGTTCTTGGAGCGTCTGCACCCAGAGATCTCCAGTTCAACGCAGAGGGAGGAACAATGA